In one window of Arachis ipaensis cultivar K30076 chromosome B06, Araip1.1, whole genome shotgun sequence DNA:
- the LOC107605037 gene encoding uncharacterized protein LOC107605037, with translation MKMLVDNQDYCVRRHQCLDELCEAIQPSSFNGLSAGVNLVDFGNSKVCVIIGGLAEGIPALCILVVELGLVQEEEQRFLSVRVLVNQVYDMLLHRGPPSCSARHLLYFLSQQGNVGRRQGCRGGSYR, from the exons ATGAAAATGCTGGTGGATAATCAAGATTATTGTGTTCGTCGCCATCAATGCCTTGATGAGTTGTGTGAGGCGATCCAACCATCCTCCTTTAATGGTTTGTCCGCAGGAGTCAACTTGGTTGACTTTGGCAACAGCAAAGTATGCGTTATCATCGGTGGTCTCGCAGAAGGCATTCCAGCCCTTTGCATTTTAGTAGTTGAATTAGGGTTGGTACAAGAGGAGGAGCAAAGGTTCTTATCTGTGCGTGTGCTCGTGAATCAAGTCTACGATATGTTGCTACACAGAGGACCGCCGTCTTGTAGTGCTCGACACCTCCTTTATTTTCTCTCTCAGCAAGGGAATGTCGGACGTAGACAAGGATGCCGTGGAGGATCATATAG GTGA